The genomic window CGGGATGTTCGTTCATTCGTTCAACCCCCTGCCCTTTGCCAGGGCGAGTTCGTTGGCATCCGGCGGCGTGTAGCTGGTGAAGTAACCCGCCGCCACCTTCGCATCGATTTCCACGCGCGCATCGGCCGGGATCAGCGCATCGGGGATGGCCACCTGCTCCACCACCTCGATGCCCTGCGCGGTCAGCGCGCCATGCTTCATGTTGCTCATCGAGGCCCAGCGGTCGATGCGCCGGATCCCGAGCCAGTGGAAGACGTCGGGCATCAGTTCCTGGAACCGCATGTCCTGCACGCCGGCCACGCATTCGGTGCGCGCGAAGTACGTCTCCGCGCGATCCCCGCCCACCTGCCGCTTGCGAGCGTTATAGACCAGGAACTTGGTGACCTCGCCCAAAGCCCGGCCCTCCTTGCGGTTATAGACCACGAGCCCCACGCCGCCCTGCTGGGCCATCTCGATGCACACCTCGATGCCGTGCGCCAGGTAGGGCCGGCAGGTGCAGATGTCGGAGCCGAACACGTCGGAGCCGTTGCATTCGTCGTGCACGCGGCAGGCCACGCGCGTCTCGGGCTTGCCGAGCTGGCTGATGTCGCCGAAGAAGTAGAGCGTCATGCCGCCGATGGGCGGCAGGAAGACCTTCAGGTCCGGCCGCGTCACCAGTTCCGGAAACATGCCGCCGGTCTGCTCGAACAGGCTGCGGCGCAAGATGCTTTCCTTGATGTTGAAGCGCCGCGCGATGCCGGGCAGGTACCAGACCGGGTCGATGGCGGCCTTGGTCACGCGCACGTCGCCGTTCGGATAGAGGATGTCGCCATCGGGCTTGAGCCGGCCGGCCGCGATGGCGGCGCCCAGTTCGGGCATGTTGATGTGGGCGCGCGTGATGGCGATGGTCGGGCGGATGTCGAAGCCGGCCGCGATGCGGTCCGCGAAGACCGTGGAGACCAGGTGGCCCCAGGGGTCGAGCGAGACGATCTTGTCCGGGTCGCCCCATTGCGCGTGCGGGCCGATGGCCTCGGCCGGCGCGGTGTCGGTCAGGTCCGGCCGGTGCGCGCGCTGCAGGCTGCCCGACGCCACCGCCAGCGCGCGGTAGATTGCATAGGCGCCCGCATGCGTGCCGATGACGTTGCGCTGCGCGGGGTCGGTCAGGCTGGCGATCACGGGCCCCCGCTCCGCGGCGGTGGGCGCGCCCCACTGGATGGGCTCCGCCGGCTTGTCGCGCCGCGCGTGCGAAGTCAGGACGATGTGATCGGACATGGTCGCCTCCCCGGTGCTGCACCGGAACACGAATCCTGACCAGATGGTCAGGTTTACATGTTCATACTAGGCAACGTCCATGCCAACGCCCAAGTGGGGTTGTTACGGTTGGTGAGGACCCGTACGCACCGGCCGGGTGCGGCGGGGGACGGACATGCGGGGCCGCGCGGGTACTTCGCGGTGCACGTGCACCAGCATCCACCGGCCAGCCCGCCATAAAAAAGCGGCACGATCCGGTAAGGATGCGTGCCGCTTCTGGCGCTTAAGGGGGCCGGGTCAGCCGCCGGCCCGCTGCCCCAGCCGCCCGCGCGCGCGGTTCGGCAGCCCGGCCGTCAGCCAGCCCACCACGGCGCGCACCGGGTTGCCGGCCTCTACATAGCGATGGAAGACCGCGCCGGCGGCGTTGCTGGCCACCCAGGCGAACACCATGCCGGCCGCGTTCAGCATCGGCCGGCCCGGCGCCACGTGCGTGACCACGGCGTTGACGACCAGGCAGACCGGAAAGTGGACCAGGAACACCGAGTAAGAGATCTTGCCGAAGTACGCCGTCAGGCGGCCGCCCGGCCAGTGTTCAAGCCAGCCGCCCCGGCGCGACACCGCCAGCAGCACCGCCGCCGCCAGCGCCACCGCGATCCGCGTGCGGAAATCCACGGCCAGCGCCGCCAGGCCAATCGCGGCCAGCGCCACCAGCGCCCAGCGCGAGCGGTCAGGATGCGACGCCCAGAACGCCAGCGCGCCCAGCCCGTAGGCGCCGAAGAAGTAGACGGCCCAGATGTCCCAGGCCGCGTCGCGGTTGAACCAGAACAGCGACGCACCGGCCAGCACGGCCACCAGGGGCACCGCCAGCGGCAGCGCCTGGCGGGCCACGGCGCGCGACAGCCAGAGCACCGCCACCATCAGCGCAAACAGCTGCAGGTCGATGGCGATATACCAGACGCCGGCCGACAGCGCGTCCACGTCCAGGATGTTGTGCAGCAGCAGCACATGGGCGACGAATTGCGCCAGATGCGGCGCGGCGGGAATGGAATCGTGCTGCATCCACGTGCGCGCGATGGCGGCGCCGGCAATCGCCACGAGGATGGCGGCCGAGAACGGCACCACCAGCTTCTGGTAGCGGCGCCAGACGGTCAGGACGGGATTGGCCACGGTCAGGTAGCCGTCGGGGGCCAGGCTGCGCGCGGCCAGGAAGCCGCTGATGACCAGGAAGACCTGCACGGCGATGCGGGCGTAGTCGGCCAGCCAGCCGATCAGGCCCGGCGCCAGAGGCTGCGCGGCGTCCGACATCGGCCCGTAGAACGCCAGGTGATGCCACACGATCAGCTGCGAGCTGACCGCCTTCAGTGCGTCCACACAGGCCAGACGGGAAGGACGGGGGCTCATTTTCGTTATTTTGTTATGCGGAAGATACAAAGTGGCGGCATTGTACCGGAACGGTGCAGCCGGAAATCCGGCGCCGCGGGGGCCGAGGGTAACGGGATGTAAGGCGGGCGGCCGGATGCCGTATCCGCCACTGCACGCGGGCCGCGGTGCCCCGTTTCCGTGCATTAGCTAATAAGAAACAAATTCTTCGCGCGGGCCGGGTGCGGGTATACCCTTGCGGCTTTCCCTGCCTGACCCCGACCATGTCGCTGACCGCTGTCCTGCCTTCCCTCCGACGCCTGCTGGCCGGCGTCGCCCTCGCCGCCGCGCTGCCCGCCGCCTTTGCCCAGAGCCCCGTGCTCGACAAGATCCGCGAGACCGGCACCATCACGCTCGGCTACCGCGAATCGGCGCTGCCGTTCTCGTTCGCCGACGATCGCGGCCAGCCGGCCGGCTACGCGGTGGACCTGTGCCTGCGCGTAGCCGACGCCGCCAAGCAGAAGCTCGGCCTGAAGGACCTGAAGGTGCGCTGGCTGCCGCTGACCCCGCAGAACCGCGTGCCGGCCATCGTCAACGGCCTGGCCGACCTGGACTGCGCGCCCAACACCAATACGCTGGAGCGCCAGAAGCAGGTGGCCTTCAGCGTGTCGCACTACGTGTCGACGGTGCGGATGCTGGTGCGGGCCGATTCGGGCATCCAGTCGTTCAGCGACCTGCGCGGCAAGACCGTGGTCACCAGCGCCGGCTCCACGGGTGACCGCCACGTACGCCGCCTGAAGGGCGAGTACGGCTTTCACGACGTCTACGCCAAGGACCACGGCGAATCGTTCCTGCTGCTGGAAACGGGCCGCGCCCAGGCTTTCGTCATGGACGACGTGCTGCTGGCCGGCCTGCGCGCCAAGTCGAAGGACCCGTCGCAGTACGTGATCGTCGGCCCGGCGTTGTCGGTGGAGCAGAACGCGCTGATGATGTCGAAGGCCGATCCGGCCTGGAAGCAACTAGTCGACCAGACGCTGACGCGCACATTCGCCAGCCCGGACGCCGCCGCGCTGCAGAAGCGCTGGTTCCAGCAGCCGATCGGCAATCGCGGCACCAACCTGGCGCTGGCGCCGTCCGCCGAGGTCGTCAACGCCTGGAAGCACCCCTCCGACGCCGTGACGGAATAGCCATTTCCGGGGCGCCGCCCCCGGATAACCCCTGAGTTGACGCCCCGCCAGCCCTTGTCCACACTGGCCCGAGCCCGGTTCTACCGTCCGGTAGGCCCGGCGACAACACGAACCGCCTTCGTGGAACCCACCGGCGGCAACTCAGAGGAGAACCCGATGCACAAATTGATCGCCACCGCCATCGCCCTGGGCCTGGCCACCGCGTCCGCAGCCGCCGTCGCCCAGGACAAGAAGTCGTTCGATCCGTACTCGCAGGGCGCCAAGGCCGGCGAGAAGTTCGACACGCACAGCCAGGGCGCCAAGTCGGGCGACAAGTTCGACCCGTACTCGCAAGGCGCCAACAAGAGCACCCGCGCCGACCTGACCGACCAGACCACGGCCGCCCCGAAGCAGCCGAAGGCCAAGAAGTCGACCAAGAAGGCGGCGCCGGCGAATTGAAGCGGGGTCGGCCGATGTGCGGCCGATCATCAAAAAAATGGAGCCGTGTCAGGCTCCATTTTTCTTTCCGGGCGGTCGGGCAAGCTGCGGCGGCTACCGGCCCGCCTCCACCGGATCCATCTCCAGCGCCGTCACGTCCACCTGGTACACCTCGTTGTTCTGCCGGATCTGCGTGCGCAGCACGAATGCTTCCATCGGGCAGTACCAGTCGGTCACGTGCAGCACGCTCGGTTCCAGTTGCAGGATTTCGTCGCCCACCATCAGCGGGCCCAGCGACGTGCGTTTCTCGTAGGTGATCGGCATGCACTCCTTGCGGCCCATCACCGTGTTGATCATCTGCTTGCGGCCGACGTGCCGGGAGCCGACGATGATCGACGCATGCAGCGCCTGCATGCTGCCGACCACCTCGTCCTTGCCCAGCGGGTAGATCTTCAGCGCCACGCTGGACTGGAAGGTCTCGCCTTCCAGGATGGCGCCTTCCTTGATGTCCACGCCGGCGTAGTTGAAGACACCGCTGCCCGTGAACGACGCCTCGCCGAACATCCGCGCATAGCGGGCCCGGGCGTTGATGACGGCGTTGCGGCTGTCGATGCGGGTGCGCGAGGTGGCGGCGTTGCGGTCGATGTTGATCTCGTGGACCTGGTCCATGACCACCGGCGGGCCCATCAGCGCCGCAAAGGCCGACTTGGAGCGGACTTCGAGTTGGGCGCTGCATCCACGTGCCGTACGCATCACTTCCCGCAAGGTCATGGTGATCGACAGCGGCATCGTCCCGTCGCCCTCCATCTGGACGCGGGAACCCGAGCGGAACCACGGCGCGTCGCAGAGCGCGGCGGCGGCGGGCATCGGCGGCGACATGCCGGACACCGGGGCAGCATCGGGCGCCGACGCCTGCGCGAATGCCGCCGGCGTCACCGCGGCAAGCAGGGACATCACGGCTGACAACAACAAGAGCCTCGGCGCCCGGGTCATGGGGATCTTTCCAAATCAGTGGCCGGCGGCCGCCAGGTCAGTGTCTGCGGGGGTAGGTGCCGGAATGGCGCAAGTATTGCGCGAAATCCGCGCGGCGGAAATGGGGCTTCGGGGTCAATTTCCGGGAACGCCCGGTCGCCGCGGCGGCCTGACCCGAAACGGCCGGCGGCGCCATGCGCTCGTGCTAACATTGCGCGCCCGTGGATGCCGCCCGGCGCCTGCGTACGTGGCGTGCGGGCCCTGCGGCGCCTGCCGCGCGGCCCGTGTCGGACCCCTTGTCCACCAATTCGCGCCATGCCGCGTTGTGGGGAGTCCGCCACCGGGCCACCTGACGAACAGCCTCCGGGACCCCGGCCATTTCAGGAGAGATATGCGTAGTTCTTCGCCCACGCGCCAAGCCGGGCTGCCAGTCGGCATGGTTGCGCTCGTTGTCATCGGCGTCCTGCTGGTCTGGTTCGGTACCCTCGATGCCCGCCACCTGCTACGCCCGGACGAAGGCCGCTACGCCGAGATTTCCCGCGAGATGTTCGCTACCGGCGACTGGGTCACCATTCGCTACAACGCCCTCAAGTACTTCGAAAAGCCGCCCTTCCACCTGTGGGTGACCACGCTGGCCTACGAGCTGTTCGGCGTGGGCGACTGGCAGGCCCGGCTGTGCGTGGCGCTGTCCGGCATCGCCGGGCTGGGCGTGACGATGCTGGCCACCGCGCGCTGGTTTGGCTGCCGCGCGGGCCTGCTGGCCGGGCTGGCGCTGCTGGCCATGCCGATGTGGAGCGTGACCGGCCATTTCAACTCGCTCGACATGACGCTGTCCGGCGCGCTGGCTTGCGTGCTGGCGAGCATGCTGCTGGCCCAGCACCCCGAGGCCACGCCGCGCGCGCGGCTGGGCTGGATGCTGGCCTGCTGGGTGGCGATGGGCGTCGCCATCCTGACCAAGGGGCTGGTCGGCATCGCGCTGCCGGGGCTGGTGCTGGTGGTCTACACGCTGCTGACGCGCGACTATGGCCTCTGGCGCCGGCTGCACCTGGTGCCCGGCATCGTCGTGCTGCTGGCGGTGACCGTGCCGTGGTTCTGGCTGGTATCGTCGCGCAACCCCGAATTCCCGCATTTCTTCTTCATCCACGAGCACTGGGACCGCTACACGTCCACCGTGCACGCGCGCAAGGGTTCGATCTGGTTCTTCGTGCCGCTGCTGGTGGCCGGCATGCTGCCGTGGCTGGGCCTGGTGCCGCGCATGTGGGACGTGGTGCGCGACCGCGCCGGTGCCGCGCGCGGCGTGGGTGGCAAGCCGTTCCAGCCGGCGCTGCTGAGCCTGGTCTGGTTTGGCGCGATCTTCGTGTTCTTCAGCCTGTCCGGCTCCAAGCTGCCCGGCTATATCGTGCCGGTGTTCCCGGCACTGGCCATCCTGGCCGCCGTGGCGCTGGACCAGATCAACGAGCGGTCCTGGAAGCGCCAGATCAACGCGCTGCTGGTGCTGGCCGTGGTGGGGCTGATCGCCGCGCCCATCGTGGCCACGCTGGACCGGCCCAGCAATCCCAACGTCGTGTTCCGCGCGTTCGCCGTCTATGTGGGCGTGGCGTTTGCGGTGCTGCTGGCCGGGATGCTGCTGGCGCGCCGGCTGCTGGAAACCCGCGGGCTGTTCCCAAGCATCACCGCGTTCGCGCTGTCGATGTTCCTGACCTGCACCATCGGCCTGATGGGCCACGAGGTCATGGGCCGCCGCGCGTCGGGCGTGGACATGCTGCCGGCCATCAAGGCCGTGCTCAAGGACGACAT from Cupriavidus pauculus includes these protein-coding regions:
- a CDS encoding GTP cyclohydrolase II: MSDHIVLTSHARRDKPAEPIQWGAPTAAERGPVIASLTDPAQRNVIGTHAGAYAIYRALAVASGSLQRAHRPDLTDTAPAEAIGPHAQWGDPDKIVSLDPWGHLVSTVFADRIAAGFDIRPTIAITRAHINMPELGAAIAAGRLKPDGDILYPNGDVRVTKAAIDPVWYLPGIARRFNIKESILRRSLFEQTGGMFPELVTRPDLKVFLPPIGGMTLYFFGDISQLGKPETRVACRVHDECNGSDVFGSDICTCRPYLAHGIEVCIEMAQQGGVGLVVYNRKEGRALGEVTKFLVYNARKRQVGGDRAETYFARTECVAGVQDMRFQELMPDVFHWLGIRRIDRWASMSNMKHGALTAQGIEVVEQVAIPDALIPADARVEIDAKVAAGYFTSYTPPDANELALAKGRGLNE
- a CDS encoding acyltransferase family protein; translated protein: MSPRPSRLACVDALKAVSSQLIVWHHLAFYGPMSDAAQPLAPGLIGWLADYARIAVQVFLVISGFLAARSLAPDGYLTVANPVLTVWRRYQKLVVPFSAAILVAIAGAAIARTWMQHDSIPAAPHLAQFVAHVLLLHNILDVDALSAGVWYIAIDLQLFALMVAVLWLSRAVARQALPLAVPLVAVLAGASLFWFNRDAAWDIWAVYFFGAYGLGALAFWASHPDRSRWALVALAAIGLAALAVDFRTRIAVALAAAVLLAVSRRGGWLEHWPGGRLTAYFGKISYSVFLVHFPVCLVVNAVVTHVAPGRPMLNAAGMVFAWVASNAAGAVFHRYVEAGNPVRAVVGWLTAGLPNRARGRLGQRAGG
- a CDS encoding amino acid ABC transporter substrate-binding protein, translated to MSLTAVLPSLRRLLAGVALAAALPAAFAQSPVLDKIRETGTITLGYRESALPFSFADDRGQPAGYAVDLCLRVADAAKQKLGLKDLKVRWLPLTPQNRVPAIVNGLADLDCAPNTNTLERQKQVAFSVSHYVSTVRMLVRADSGIQSFSDLRGKTVVTSAGSTGDRHVRRLKGEYGFHDVYAKDHGESFLLLETGRAQAFVMDDVLLAGLRAKSKDPSQYVIVGPALSVEQNALMMSKADPAWKQLVDQTLTRTFASPDAAALQKRWFQQPIGNRGTNLALAPSAEVVNAWKHPSDAVTE
- a CDS encoding amino acid ABC transporter permease, coding for MHKLIATAIALGLATASAAAVAQDKKSFDPYSQGAKAGEKFDTHSQGAKSGDKFDPYSQGANKSTRADLTDQTTAAPKQPKAKKSTKKAAPAN
- a CDS encoding glycosyltransferase family 39 protein, giving the protein MRSSSPTRQAGLPVGMVALVVIGVLLVWFGTLDARHLLRPDEGRYAEISREMFATGDWVTIRYNALKYFEKPPFHLWVTTLAYELFGVGDWQARLCVALSGIAGLGVTMLATARWFGCRAGLLAGLALLAMPMWSVTGHFNSLDMTLSGALACVLASMLLAQHPEATPRARLGWMLACWVAMGVAILTKGLVGIALPGLVLVVYTLLTRDYGLWRRLHLVPGIVVLLAVTVPWFWLVSSRNPEFPHFFFIHEHWDRYTSTVHARKGSIWFFVPLLVAGMLPWLGLVPRMWDVVRDRAGAARGVGGKPFQPALLSLVWFGAIFVFFSLSGSKLPGYIVPVFPALAILAAVALDQINERSWKRQINALLVLAVVGLIAAPIVATLDRPSNPNVVFRAFAVYVGVAFAVLLAGMLLARRLLETRGLFPSITAFALSMFLTCTIGLMGHEVMGRRASGVDMLPAIKAVLKDDMPIYGVRMLDHTLPFYLGRTLTMVEAADELSFGTEQEPDKWVPTLDAFIAKWQDGQPALAIMSPDMYDSLAARQVPLYVVARDLRRVVASNFPPPAPAPRNTP